One region of Paraburkholderia acidiphila genomic DNA includes:
- a CDS encoding cupin domain-containing protein: protein MSKLIQDIVPLGAGIGEFTKLEYGMDESDWRATVGNNNNYVIGWWEGKVGAVDFPATTADEAVWLVEGKIALTDANGARKEFTAGEGYLLPAGFAGRWETIEDAKKFYVVLEQA, encoded by the coding sequence ATGAGCAAACTGATTCAGGACATCGTGCCGCTGGGCGCTGGCATCGGCGAATTCACGAAGCTGGAATACGGCATGGACGAAAGCGACTGGCGCGCAACCGTCGGCAATAACAATAACTACGTGATCGGCTGGTGGGAAGGCAAGGTCGGCGCCGTGGACTTCCCGGCCACGACCGCCGACGAAGCGGTATGGCTCGTGGAAGGCAAGATCGCCCTGACCGACGCGAACGGCGCCCGCAAGGAATTCACGGCAGGCGAGGGCTATCTGCTGCCCGCAGGCTTCGCAGGCCGCTGGGAAACCATCGAGGACGCGAAGAAGTTCTACGTCGTGCTCGAACAAGCCTAA